The sequence below is a genomic window from Flavobacterium sediminilitoris.
AAAGACATTAGAGGGTGTGGTATTGCTACACAAATATTTTACATAATAGATTTTCCAAAATTTTTCACACCAAATGGTGATGGCTATAATGATACATGGAAAATTAAGAATCTAGAAAAAAGAGGTTTAGAAAATAGTAAAATATACATATTTGATAGGTATGGAAAACTATTAAAAGAAATTTCACCAGAAGGAAATGGTTGGGATGGAACTTTTAATGAAAAACCATTACCTTCAGGAGATTATTGGTTTGTTTTAAAATTAACAAACGGAAAAATAGTAAAAAGTCATTTTTCATTGAAAAGATAAATAAAAATATAGAATAATTAATTTCATAAACGTGGTATCAATAAATATTGATACCACGTTTTACAGAAATAAAAAATACATTTAATACAATAGAATGCTACAAGAAAAAGAAATATCAGAAATAAAATCTTTCCTTAGTTCTCCAAAAAAAATAACGATAACCGCACATAGAAATCCCGATGGCGATGCAATGGGGTCTTCATTAGGTCTTCTACATTTTTTAAAACAACTAAATCATGAAGTAGTATTCATTTCTCCTAATGAATTTCCTGATTTTTTAGCATGGTTACCTGACACTAATAAAGTTGTTATTTTTGAAAGAGAATATGATAAAGCACTACCTATACTACAAAAAAGTGATTTAATATTTACATTAGATTTTAATGCTTTACACAGAACAGGTGATGCTATGCAAAAAACATTGGAAACTCTAACAAACCCAATGATGATGATCGACCATCATCAATTACCTGATGATTATGCTAAATATACTTTTTCAGATGTTAATTATGGTTCAACATGCCAAATGGTTTACGACTTCATAAACATATTAGGCTATAATCATTTAATTAATAAAGAAATTGCAACATGCTTATACACAGGTATCGTAACAGATTCTGGAAGTTTTCGATTTCCAAAAACAACATCAGATACACACAAATGCGTTGCCGATTTAATAGACAAAGGAGCTAATAATAGTGAAATACATAGCGCTCTTTTTGATAACTCTAGTTATACTCGACTACAACTTCTTGGAAAAGCATTGCAAAATCTAAAAGTTTTACCCGAACTTAAAGCATCTTATATTACCCTTAGCCAAGAAGAACTTGACTCTTTTAATTACAAAAAAGGAGACACAGAAGGTATTGTTAATTATGGATTAAGTATAGAGGGAATTATAGTAACGGCTATATTTATTGAAAATAAAGAAGAAGGAATTATAAAAATCTCTTTCCGTTCACAAGGTGGTTTTGATGTAAATGAATTTGCACGAAATCATTTTAATGGAGGCGGACATATAAATGCAGCAGGTGGAAAATCTTTTTCTAACTTAGAAGAAACAGTAAAACAATTTATTGCTATTTTAGCAAAAGAAAAAAAATGAAAATGAAAATCTTCCCATTACTTATAATTAGTATCTTTTTTATAAGTTGTTCTCAACAGCAAGCCAGAAAACCCATTTCTCAGACAAATGGTAATTTTATTAAAGAATCTATTGAACGCAATAAAATACTAATTGCAAAAGAAGAAAAACTAATAGACGCTATAATAAAGAAAGACACATTAAAACAATATATTGCTTCAAAAAAAGGATATTGGTATAAGTATATAGTAAAAATAGAAGAAAACACCCTTCATCCAAAAAAAGGCGACATTGCTTACTTTGACTATGAGATAAATAGTATTAATAACACTGCAATTTATTCAAAAGAAGATTTAAAACCTCAAAAATATATTGTTGACAAGCAAAATATTATGATGGGACTTAGAGATGGAATCAAATTAATGAAAAAAGGAGAAACAGTTACATTTATATTTCCATCTCATATGGCATTTGGTTATCATGGAGATGATAATAGAATAAATCCAAACGAACCATTAATTTGCACCGTAAGTCTTAATGATTTAAAACAAGATACTACACAAAAATAATTTTACAAACATGAAACACTTAACAAGTCTAGTATTTGGCTTATTTGCCATTTTTACATCGTGCACAGATCCATATTCAAAACTAGAAGAAGGAATGTATGCCGACATTACAACAAACAAAGGATCAATTATTTTAAAATTAGAATTTGAAAAAACACCTATTACAGTTGCCAATTTTGTTTCTTTAGCAGAAGGGAAAAACCCATTTGTAGAGGATCAATTTAAAGGAAAACCTTTCTATGATGGATTAAAATTTCACCGAGTAATTCCAGATTTCATGATTCAAGGTGGTGATCCACTAGGTGATGGTTCTGGTGGACCAGGTTATAAATTTAAAGATGAATTTCATCCTGATTTAAAACATAGTAAAGGTGGAATACTTTCTATGGCAAATGCTGGACCTGGAACAAATGGTAGCCAATTTTTCATTACACATAAAGAAACACCATGGTTAGATAACATGCATACTGTTTTTGGAGAAGTAATAGAAGGAAAAGAAGTTGTAGATTCTATAGCACAAGATGACATTATTGAAAAAATTACAATTGTAAAAAAAGGAACTGATGCTAAAAAATTTGATGCTGTAAAAATCTTTAAAGACTATTATTCAATAGAAGCTGAAGAGCAGAAAAAAGAAGCTGAAATACAAAAGAAAGAAGCTTTAAAGGTTGAAAAAGCAAAAGCTGACAAAGCTGTGGAAATTGAACAATTAAAATTAGACGGAACAAAAACAAAAACAGGTTTAATTTATAAAATAATTTCAAAAGGAGAAGGAAAAAAACCAAAAAAGGAAACACAAGTATATATCAATTATGCTGGATTCCTTCAAAATGGTGAATTATTTGATTCTAATTATGAAGATGTGTCTAAAACTTTTGGCAAACTAGATCCTAATAGAGCACAACAAGGAGCTTATAAACCTTTCCCTTTTAAATATGGAGACAAGCAAGGCTTAATTGCTGGTTTTATTGAAGCATTAGAATTAATGTCTTACGGAGACAAAGCTATAGTTTATATTCCTTCAAATTTAGGATATGGCTCACAAGGTGCTGGAAATGTAATTCCTCCAAATGCAGATATTATTTTTGAAATTGAAATGCTTGAGAATTTACCAAATTAATACACTAAAAAATGAATACAAAAAGAATCGTAGTACTATTAACTTTATTATTAACACCTTTTTTTACAGTATTAGCTCAAAAAACAGACGGTTTATTTGCTGAAATTAATACTTCAAAAGGGAAAATAGTTTTACAATTAGAATTTGAAAAAACACCTATCACAGTTGCTAATTTTGTCGCTTTAGTCGAAGGAAAAAACACTTCTGTTGATGAAAAATTAAAAGGAAAACCTTTCTATAATGGATTAAAATTTCACCGAGTAATTTCAGATTTTATGATTCAAGGTGGTGATCCTGATGGAACTGGTTCTGGTGGACCAGGATATAAATTTATTGATGAAATTTCTGATTTAATTCATGATAAAGCAGGCATATTATCAATGGCAAACGCTGGAGCAGGAACAAATGGAAGTCAATTTTTTATTACTCATAAAGAGACACCTTGGTTAGATGGAAAACACACTGTTTTTGGACATGTTATTGAAGGACAAGATGTAGTTAATGCGATTGTTCAAAATGATATTATTGAAAATATTACTATTATTAAAAATGGAAAAGCTGCAAAAAAATTCAAAGCTGAAAAGATTTTCAAAAATTATATGGACAACAAAGAAGCTGAAGATAAAAGAATAACTGCTTTAAACAATGAAAATAAAGAAAAAATAACTGCAATCCAAGAAGCAAATAGAAAAAAACAAGCTGAGATTGAAGCTCAAAAAAGAAAAGAACTAGAAGAAAAACTAGTTGTTATGAATAAAGAAAAAGCAGCTTATTTTACAGCAAATAAAGAAAAAGCTATAAAACTTGCTTCTGGATTAGAGTATATTATTACTGAAAAAGGAAATAACACTAAGCCAACTGATGGTGCTCAGGTTTATGTTCATTATTCTGGTTATTTTGAAGACGGGAAACTGTTTGATAGTAGTTATGAAGAAGTAAGCAAGAAATATGGCAAATTTGACCAAAATAGAGCAAGTCAAAAAGGATATTTACCTTTTCCTTTTAAATATGGAAGCAAAGGTGGATTAATTCCTGGTTTCCTAGAAGGCATTCACAACATGAGTCTTGGAGATAAAGCAATCGTTTTTATTCCTTCTTCTTTAGGATATGGAGAAAAAGGAGCTGGTGGAGTTATTCCTCCAAATGCAAATCTAATTTTTGAAATTGAATTATTAGAAACTCAATCAAAATAAAACTCTATTTTTAAAAATAAAAAAAGAATCTCAATATTTGAGATTCTTTTTTTATACAAAATATTTTACGTAATCTTCTTATTTCAGTTTTTTCCACCAAATTATAAAACCCGTTATAGGTAATGAACAGCCTATAAGTGTAAACAAAAAATAGAACAAGACGCTTTTCCATCCCAAAATTTCGCCTGTATGTAATGGTTTTGAAATCTCTATAAATTGCTTATGTAATGGTTTATCTGAAAACTTTTGCATGTGTTTCAAATTTCCTTTTTTATCAAATGAAAGTTCATCAGGCAACATTGCTCCTAACCAATTTTGAGTATTTATCTTTGTTATTCTAAATTCTGAATCTTCTTTATTTGGAGCTACTATACTAGTTGTTGCTTTATATGATAATTTTTTATTGGCTAATTTATAGATCGAATCAAATGAAATTGGTTTAACATTTTCTAAGCTTTTTTTATCATCTTCTTTAATCATCATTTTCGCTAACATATCATTGAAGTCAACTGAAAGTTCATCATTTTCTTCTAAAGCATCTCCTTTTGAAAGAACAGGATTTCCGCCAAGACTTACAATAAAAACATTTTTCATCCAAGGATAAGTAATATATAAACCTGTTAGAGCTATAAATAATAAAACTATAAAACTATAAAACCCGAATGTTTTATGTAAATCGTAATTAATTCTATAAAACTTTGCTTTCCATTTAATTGTAAGTCCATTCTTTAAGTCACGAAATGTTTTAGGCAACCAGAGAATAATACCTGACAATAATAATAAACAAAAAATAATAGTTGATATTCCTACTATTTGTTTGCCTATATTTGGTATTAATAAAGTTTTATGAAT
It includes:
- a CDS encoding DHH family phosphoesterase, translated to MLQEKEISEIKSFLSSPKKITITAHRNPDGDAMGSSLGLLHFLKQLNHEVVFISPNEFPDFLAWLPDTNKVVIFEREYDKALPILQKSDLIFTLDFNALHRTGDAMQKTLETLTNPMMMIDHHQLPDDYAKYTFSDVNYGSTCQMVYDFINILGYNHLINKEIATCLYTGIVTDSGSFRFPKTTSDTHKCVADLIDKGANNSEIHSALFDNSSYTRLQLLGKALQNLKVLPELKASYITLSQEELDSFNYKKGDTEGIVNYGLSIEGIIVTAIFIENKEEGIIKISFRSQGGFDVNEFARNHFNGGGHINAAGGKSFSNLEETVKQFIAILAKEKK
- the gldI gene encoding gliding motility-associated peptidyl-prolyl isomerase GldI, giving the protein MKMKIFPLLIISIFFISCSQQQARKPISQTNGNFIKESIERNKILIAKEEKLIDAIIKKDTLKQYIASKKGYWYKYIVKIEENTLHPKKGDIAYFDYEINSINNTAIYSKEDLKPQKYIVDKQNIMMGLRDGIKLMKKGETVTFIFPSHMAFGYHGDDNRINPNEPLICTVSLNDLKQDTTQK
- a CDS encoding peptidylprolyl isomerase — translated: MKHLTSLVFGLFAIFTSCTDPYSKLEEGMYADITTNKGSIILKLEFEKTPITVANFVSLAEGKNPFVEDQFKGKPFYDGLKFHRVIPDFMIQGGDPLGDGSGGPGYKFKDEFHPDLKHSKGGILSMANAGPGTNGSQFFITHKETPWLDNMHTVFGEVIEGKEVVDSIAQDDIIEKITIVKKGTDAKKFDAVKIFKDYYSIEAEEQKKEAEIQKKEALKVEKAKADKAVEIEQLKLDGTKTKTGLIYKIISKGEGKKPKKETQVYINYAGFLQNGELFDSNYEDVSKTFGKLDPNRAQQGAYKPFPFKYGDKQGLIAGFIEALELMSYGDKAIVYIPSNLGYGSQGAGNVIPPNADIIFEIEMLENLPN
- a CDS encoding peptidylprolyl isomerase → MNTKRIVVLLTLLLTPFFTVLAQKTDGLFAEINTSKGKIVLQLEFEKTPITVANFVALVEGKNTSVDEKLKGKPFYNGLKFHRVISDFMIQGGDPDGTGSGGPGYKFIDEISDLIHDKAGILSMANAGAGTNGSQFFITHKETPWLDGKHTVFGHVIEGQDVVNAIVQNDIIENITIIKNGKAAKKFKAEKIFKNYMDNKEAEDKRITALNNENKEKITAIQEANRKKQAEIEAQKRKELEEKLVVMNKEKAAYFTANKEKAIKLASGLEYIITEKGNNTKPTDGAQVYVHYSGYFEDGKLFDSSYEEVSKKYGKFDQNRASQKGYLPFPFKYGSKGGLIPGFLEGIHNMSLGDKAIVFIPSSLGYGEKGAGGVIPPNANLIFEIELLETQSK
- a CDS encoding PepSY-associated TM helix domain-containing protein — translated: MKIKKALLRKKRKKESWFKYGMAILHLWLGLLSSIVVLIVCLTGSIYAFKNQINDFYNREKVFVTTPKNDSINIAAIEHFFKKEGNTIKTIVIPESSNRSLSISYSEENSSFIKTQYFNPYTFDLLGYNNNRLDDFFKLILDIHKTLLIPNIGKQIVGISTIIFCLLLLSGIILWLPKTFRDLKNGLTIKWKAKFYRINYDLHKTFGFYSFIVLLFIALTGLYITYPWMKNVFIVSLGGNPVLSKGDALEENDELSVDFNDMLAKMMIKEDDKKSLENVKPISFDSIYKLANKKLSYKATTSIVAPNKEDSEFRITKINTQNWLGAMLPDELSFDKKGNLKHMQKFSDKPLHKQFIEISKPLHTGEILGWKSVLFYFLFTLIGCSLPITGFIIWWKKLK